A window of Felis catus isolate Fca126 chromosome A3, F.catus_Fca126_mat1.0, whole genome shotgun sequence genomic DNA:
AAATAATTCTAGACTTTAGGTTGATCtgtagcatttattatttttggcttaaatagtttttgataCGGTTGCGAGTGCTTTTTATACCATGAATTCAAGGGCTTATGTTAGATACTGTAATTGCAGAAATATGTAGACCCTGCCCTCACAGATTATAATATGTTGGGTGAAATACGCTTGTAAACAGATAATTTCATTACATCGAGGTAAGTATAATGACAGAAATATTAGGCATTTTTGGAATAGAAAGTGGGGgctgcttggatggctcagtcaattgtgtcctactcttggtttcagctcaggtcatgatcttgctgttcatgggattgaactccgcatcaggctgtgcatGCACTGaaggtgcggagcctgcttggaattctctctctctgtctcactcaaaataaataaataaataaataaaccatgtatgtatatgtatatgtatatgtatatgtatatgtatatgtatatgtatatgtatatgtatatgtatatgtatatgtatatataaaaggaGTAGAAAAGAGCCCTTACCTTACTAGGGGAGGGGGAATATTGGAGAAGCCATGCTTGAAATGAGTCTCGAATGGTAAATAGGAGTTAATCTGGTGAAGGACATTTAATCTGATGGAAATTAATGTGATGGAAGGACATTTCAAGCAGTTAGAATAATGAacaaagacacataaaaagaagTAGCATATTAGGATTTCTGGTTGGAGAATTACAAACAGGTTAGTACTATGTGAATGGCAAGTGTGGGAAGCAGAAGTTTATGAGGCACCAAAAGATAAGCCAGACCAGATCTTGTGGTGTTGAGCTTGGACTTTATCCTCATTGGTTCTCAAATCTATGAGGTCCAGTGTTTCCTTCCTGTAGTAAGTATTTTCTAAtgcctctttattatttttaaatagaatttatttatagttataattcatatataataaaattaacatgCATCATTTCTAACAAATTAACACGATGACATAAATGTACTATAAAGTCAAGTTCtaagaaacatgaaataaagtaatttgaaatatgtattttaaaatgtaaatgttcaaGCATTACTGCATTAGAACATGTAATGAATCATACAGAtacttgtacttctttttttttttttttttaattttgtttttcaacgtttatttatttttgggacagagagagacagagcacaaacaggggaggggcagagagagagggagacacagaatcggaaacaggctccagcctctgagtcatcagcccagagcctgacgcggggctcgaactcacggaccacgagatcgtgacctggctgaagtcggacgcttaaccgactgcgccacccaggcgcccccagatactTGTACTTCTATGTAGAATCCCTGTGAATGTGCAGCAATAAACATGGACTTTTATAGATGTATTGGTAATTCAGATATTTTAGTTGCTGTTGCCATTGGTAATACTCTGAAACGTTCAACAACCTGTTTGTAAAGTTCTGACCAAATTAAAGTAcaaataatattagtttcattcccataaatttgatgtttattaaaactgcaaaaaaattttttttatgaaaaaaagattaatttctaGATTCAGGTAATTATAAACAAGTTTTTCCACATAATGTTAAGTGGAACATTGCCAAGTCATGTGGGACATGAGTCTGTTTGTTTTATGGGATGTTCTTGAGAAGGGGTTGGTAAACTACATCCCAGAGGCCACACTGCCTATTTTTGTATAGCTTATGAGCTACGAAtagtctttatatttttatttatttatatgtatattttaaattatcagggtttcttttttttaagtttatttatttattttgagagacacaggaacagtgggagcaggggaagggcagagagagtggaagaatcccaagcaggttctgcactgtcaatgcagagcctgatgcgggacttgaactcccgaaactgtgagactatgacctgagccgaaatcaagagttggaaggttaacagactaagccacccacgtgtcccagaatggtttttatattatttttagagagttggaccaaaaaacaacaaaaaaagaaggaatatgtAACACCTTTATAGAAAGTTTGTCAATTCATTTTCTTGAGCATTGTAGGATGCCGATCATCCCTAGATCCTGTTTGCTAGACGCCAGCAGCACTCCAGTCACTATGAAACCAAACATAGCTCCAACATTTTTCAAGTGACTTCTGAGAGCACTACTACCTTGCTGAGGATCACTACCCTAGATGAtcagttttcaatattttattccatCGTGACACACTTAACAAATAGTAATATGTATGATTTATTCCCATGTAGAGTTCTTACGTTcgtaattttctgtttttttccttacatCCAAGGAAACAATTAAAACGAAGCAggaattggggcacctaggtggttcagtcagttgaacatctgactcttgattttgattttgagatcaagccccacattgggctttgtgctgacagtgcagagcctgcttgggattgtctctctccctctctctctctctgtccctcccacacactttctctctctgtctctctgtctctctctcaaaataaataaataagaatttgaaaaaaataaggcaagaatTGTTAATATAAGGTTAACCTTGAAAACCCTCCAGtttatacttataaaaataaatctttacaaaCTTCAGTACTTTTATTACTACTAATAACATTACTTGTAACTTATAACTTACATAGGAATGTTTTATAATTGACTGATAACCACTATAGCAGCTCTTGGAAACCTTAAAGCAGGGAAGTGACAGTATCCTATTGACATTTTAGATAGATTACTTTGGTGGGTAGTAGAAGATAGACTTGAGGAGGTACAAAGTACAAACCTAGTTTAGGTACAAGATGGTGGCCTCTCGAGTATTCTATGCTGGGTAGTagggacagagcagaggagaCACATTATTGGAGAATTATTTCAGATATAAAAATCAGTAGAAGTTAATGAACAAAATGTAGGCTTAGTTCTTAACCTTTGTTGCTCATTAGAATTATTTGGCATGCTTTTAAACAATGCCAATGCCTGGGCCCCAATTTAGGATTTTTAGAAATCAGAAGTTCTGGGATAGAGTCTGggaattgatattttaaaaatgtacctcaTGATTCTAATTTGCAGCTAGTGTTGAGAACCACTAATTCAAgttgtggaggagagagaagaataaGGGATAAGTGAGTAGTACCAGGCTGCCAGCTAAGGCTACTGGTTGATAGAGGGGGCATGCTTTAAACAGTGTCTGTTCCATGGTAGCTATTCAGATATTTTTGGTATAAATGAGAACTGATGACTTTGAACTTGAACCAAAACCAGTTccttatttaatttctgattatTCTAAATTTGGATGAATTAACCCCAGTTCAAGATATAATCGACTGGGACCCAACCAAAATAAATGCTATCACAGGTAAGGTTATATCAGAATGGATATCTTGATATAATTTGAGGAAAAGAATGATATAAATCACTGATGCTGTGGTGTGATATTGTGAAGCAAAGTGCCAGCTGAAATAATTTGACTTCATTATAGTACATTATACAAATTGATATTTCTATTGAGTGCCTTAGAGAATTTGGGTCCTCATACCAGGTAAATAGGCAGGTattcaatatatgtttattaaattatacGGTGAAATATCTTTATCAGAAAGTTGTTATATTTATCAtacaattcttttttatgttaatgGAAGAATGAAAGGCAGTATGTTTGTCTTTCAGCCCCAATTCTACTTCCTCTACCTATATTCTACCTGTACACTGTCTTCCTTTACACTACTCTGTTCTCACTGCTACTGCCCAAGTATAGTCAGGACCGTTGGTTTCCAGTGATAGGAATATAGCTCAAACTGTCTTGaatattaaattgaattttttggTACCTGTAGGCAGAAAGGATGCTGAGATaacatacaaaattaaagaaaggttTACAGGAACCAGGGCTTTGGTGATTATAGAGCAGGGATGTCATTCCATTAGAACCACTCTGATCTCTGcttggctttgttcttttttattgcaatCAGGCCTTTGCCAACAGATCAAAGATAGCAGTCTGCAACCCAGCCTCATAGCCTTCTGCTTCCAGGATTCCAAGAGGAAAGACCATTTCTACTCCTGTTCTAAATTGAGAAGTTGATTTCAAGTAGCTGTTGTTTCCAGAGAAAGGAGGCTACTATGATTTGTCTGGTTTAGAGCTCATGCCAACCCCAGTGGCCAGGAGAGGATAAGGATATACcaaagaagaggcaaggaaaatcTTGAGACCAAATCATTAAGCCACTGTCCTCTCCAGGGCTCCATTGCCACAGACCCTTGATGATTTTCcacttcagtttatttatttagcagcTTACTATTCACAAAACAGCAATgataattaaattttgaaaatttatggaGAAATGTAGAGTAGTATACAATTTTAGACTAGTAGTATTGTAAATGAGCTATTTGACTGAAGATGGACTACACAGCTAACATaatgcattcatttaacaaaatgtaCTTAGTTCTTCTATGGACAAGGCATTGTATAGTCGTAGTATATCAAACCAAGCCTGGCTATAAGGCATTGTGAAATTATATAAGATTTCAACAGAGGATGagttaattcattttcttgttttattatttaattatttaattttattattttcccatcaTGGAACTTGGTATTTAAGAATTAGATTCTAGTTATTGATATAAAATTTGAGTGACATGGAATTTTTAAcaagtagttttcttttctttttttaaatatttattttgagagagagagagaacacgagcagggtagagggaaagagagaattcaagcaggctccatgcccagtgcagagcctgatgtgggcttcaATCTCacgacactgagatcatgacctgggttgaaatcaagagtcagatgcttacccgactgagccatctaggcaccccagcAAGTAGCTTTTCTGATACTCAATATTCgtaaaaagaatgtttttgttcttttaaagagCTTATTCTCATTGCTGTCATTTAATGACGCTTTTTGAAAGCTGATTTAGTGATTAGAGTCATTCAAAATATGATCTGTAGTTAAGCTATCTTTTTCTAGTTATTTACCAAattcaaattatataattttttctgtctttatagtcAATTGCATCTGCAGACATGGATTTCAACCAGTTGGAGGCATTCTTGACTGCTCAAACCAAAAAGCAAGGTGGGATCACATGTGACCAAGCTGCTGTTATTTCCAAATTCTGGAAGAGCCATAAGACAAAAATTCGAGAGAGCCTCATGAACCAGAGCCGTTGGGACAGTGGGCTTCGAGGTCTGAGTTGGAGAGTTGATGGCAAATCGCAGTCAAGGCATTCAGCTCAAATACATACCCCTGTTGCCATAATGGAGCTGGAAATAGGAAAAAGTGGACAGGTGAGCCCAACTTCAATCAATTTCCTTTTATAAACTACATTTCCTATTACATAttagatgataaaaataataggaaaagacTGTTTCCTAGAATCCCTTTTCAGATATGGAATCATCTGAAAATTTGGATACTCCTCGTTGTGGATAGAATCTGGAAATCAGCCTCATGGTCCTGGCAGCTATCTCAGAATAACAAAATGAGTCAATGAGGTGATTGCACGGAGAGTGGCCACCATTCCATTTTGGTTAGATCTCAGAATTCTTGGCATTTGCTCAGAATTCTTGGCATTTGCTCAGAATCTCCAAAGCAATGATAGAGATGCTAAATAAAGACCGGGAATTGAGATTAAACGACGCAGAACAAAACTGTCTCACCCAGTCATCTTTATGGGCAGTCAGATATAGGAGGCAGTGCATCTTAATTACAGCAATGTGTTGTTCCTAAAGACCCTAAGTGTGCTATCTCTGTCCTTGAgcccacaaataatttttaatgtgatCTTGATTATTTACAAAACAGTTCCTCTTTTTCTTGCAGTTTCCATAGTCATTATAGCAGGTAATTTTAGCATCTACATTGTTTTTCCTGAAGTCATTCAGTTTGTGCTTTAGATGATGCCAGATCAGACTTTTAATGACCTGGTATATgtctttgggggaagaaaaaaaaagcagcaacccataattaggaagagaaaacccagatCACTGAATTAGCCAACCAGATTTATTTTCAGATGAATAATCAAATAAGTGCTTCCATTACATTCTatagtagaaatttatttttcttctagggATGAGCATTTTTTTAGCTGTCAGTTCCCCTCGTATATTCCCTTAGGATTTTTCAGTGTTTGTAGTTCTATAATGAtactgattttaatttaaaatgtaattcctcttaaaaaataattcttttacaAAATACGTTTGGAGAATCATTTCTTTAGTTATTGTAAAATACTGCTGTTGCTTTTATTGACTTTGGTTTGTCTGACCCTAAAGTCCATTTTTTTAACCATTGTGTTAATATGCCTTCCTTCTATTGTTCTAGACCAAAAATCTGACAGATTAGAAAGGTGTGATAAGTACACTTGGATATCTAAGTTTACCAACCATTTTTCCAggctgttcattttttatttggcaatagtgattatttcattttgtctttaaatatttatcatttgggCAGGAATTGAAAACATGCATATCTATTTTAAGACATTCCTAGAAAGCTATTATAGTACTTCTTTAATTTGATACTGTCTTACTGTTTGAACTCAGGTTTATTATGTGCCTTTTGATTTTAGTAACTTACATATCATCTGAATTTATTGGGTACTGCTATAGGTATTTCTAAATCtactttaacatatttaaaatattttctttgatcttGTTATCCAAAGTGACAttctactctgtgtgtgtgtgtgtgtgtgtgtgtgtgtgtgtgtgtgtcgaaTGGTTTTGTCAATCAGTAAATCACTACAAATAATTTGTTGGCTAGCTTCGGGGTTATTTTGTGATAAATTAGAACAGGTTggtaaactctttttttttaagtggcgaGATATTTTATACTTGACAACCATATAGTTTCTGTCATAAGTGGTCAACTTTGTTGTTGTAgctcaaaagcagccacagacaatatgtaaataagtGGGCATTGCTGTTTCTAGAAAGTTGACGTACCACAATATAATCAACAGGTCTTAGAAGTCAGAGAGTCCATAAGCCCTTACTAAGGTGAATTACACAGGTGAGGTAGTATATCCCCAATTTCTAGAGAAGGTATCTGAGATAAATACATTACTTGTTTTAGACAGAGCTAACGTAGTAAAATGAAAATCACTAAATTGATTTTTTCGAAAAACCATTCACACCAACATTTAGGAGCTTTTGTTAGCTTCTCACAATATTCTGTGCCAAAAAACCAAGTTGGTAGTACAATATGGTAGTCGACAGCATTGATAGGAATattgctcagcaataaaaaggaaagaacttctgataaacacaataaaatggCTGAATCTCAGAGTCATTTGCtgtgtgaaataagccagatataAACTTTTTATCATAATGTATGATTTCACGCatataaaatcctagaaaatgcaaagtaatcATGACAAAAAGTATATGTCTAGGTTAAGAGTAGAGGGAGGGATAGATTAGATTACAAAGGAGTGtgggaaaacttttaaaagtgataaaaatatttattatgttaattGTGGCAACAGTTTCATGGGTGTATGCATATTTCAAAACTTAtgaaattgtatactttaaatgtgcACTATATTGGACATTACTTATACTTCAaagtttttgatttaaaaaatggtcaccactggggctcctgggtggctcagtcagttaagcatctgactcttgatttcagctcaggtcatgatctcagcgtcgTGGCAtttagccccatgttgggctctgtgctggatgtggctcctgcttaagattctctctctccctccctctactgctcgcactctctctgtctttaaaaaaaaaaaaaaaaggttaccaTGAAAATGATTAAAGTTGCTCTTTAACCCACAAAATGCTTTGAATGCAAATATATTCTTAACaagaaaagttgtaaaaaaagaagtaaacaataaTTTAACCTATTCGGCAATAAAATATACAGCCCCGATCTTACAGGAAATGTTTTTGTGAGACCTGGATCTTTGGTTAGTTCTTCTGTCAGCTTCTAGGTGAATATTATTTGTGAAGTAATCCACTATATCATATTTCCAGTTTTTAGAACATCTATAGGTAACAGAGTCAAAGGTATTTTCATATGTAGACATTGAATGAGCTTGTGAGAGAAGTGATGAGCCTAGGATACTAAGAGGTTGCTTCCAAGAAGAGTGACCAACTTTTTCgaactctgtgtgtatgtgtacatgcatgtatgtgtatttatatacccCGAAACAACTAAATTACTGTCTTCAGTTTATGTCATTTAGAATCAGTTGTTCTCAATAATGGTTGCACATAAGAATTGCCTGTggggctttaaaatttttcatgctTAGGACATTGCTCAGACCAATTAAGTAAGAATCTAGGGGGATGGAACCTGGGCATCAGTATTCTTTAAAGCTTATGAttccttggcacaaaaacagacacatagaccaatggaatagaatagaaaccccagaactagacccacaaacgtatggccaactcatctttaacaaagcaggaaagaacatccaatggaaaaaagacagtctctgtaacaaatggtgctgggagaactggacagcaacatgcagaaggttgaaactagaccactttctcacaccattcacaaaaataaactcaaaatggataaaggacctgaatgtgagacaggaaaccatcaaaaccctagaggagaaagcaggaaaagacctctctgacctcagccgtagcaatctcttacttgacacatccccaaaggcaagggaattaaaagcaaaaatgaattactgggaccttatgaaaataaaaagcttctgcacagcaaaggaaacaaccaacaaaactaaaaggcaaccaacggaatgggaaaagatatttgcaaatgacatatcggacaaagggctagtatccaaaatctataaagagctcaccaaactccgcacccgaaaaacaaataacccagtgaagagatgctggcgaggatgtggagaaacgggaaccctcttgcctgttggtgggagtgcaaactggtgcagccactctggaaaacagtgtggaggttcctcagaaaattaaaaatagacctaccctatgacccagcaatagcactgctaggaatttacccaagggatacaggagtactgatgcataggggcacttgtaccccaatgtttatagcagcactctcaacaatagccaaattatggaaagagcctaaatgtccatcaactgatgaatggataaagaaattgtggtttatatacatggcaatgagaaagaacgaaatatggccctttgtagcaacgtggatggaactggagagtgtgatgctaagtgaaataagccatacagagaaagacagataccatatggtttcactcttatgtggatcctgagaaacttaacagaaacccatgggggaggggaaggaaaaaaaaaaaaggttagagtgggagagagccaaagcataagagactcttaaaaactgagaacaaaactgagggttgatggggggtgggagggagaggagggtgggtgatgggtattgaggagggtaccttttgggatgagcactgggtgttgtatggaaaccaatttgacaataaatttcatatattggaaaaaaaaaagcttatgatTCCTGTATTTATGTGGAGTTGAGAACCACCATGTTAAAGGTAGGCAAATAATCTGGTTTAAAGTGTAAATAGAACTTGGTATCAAATTTTTACAGTAAGAATTCAATATATGTCAACATACTTCTACTTACCATAATTTATGGAGTGCCTGGGGACTTTTTATTCAGGAACTAGTTGCGGTAGTGGTGggttttttgtcttcctttctctatttcaATTGCTTTCTCCTGCTCAGTTTGTCTGCATTACTTCTCTCTTTGGTCCAAGGAGTTCATTTGACGATCCACAGCCAAGTATGTAcgttcattgacttttttttattaatacagTATAAAATACTTTTGGGATATGAGGAAGCCAAAATAATAGAGAAGTCACTCACTAAAGCATATACATTTATGGAAATTTGTAGAGCTAGAGAAAATGAGTATGCATTAGTGACCTAATTACTTATAGTGGATATTTTTCttcagtagaaataaaaaattttgcaagaataaaacattaattcaGTGGTAGCAGTACACAGAAGATTTTGAGGTGAACATTTCATGTACAAAGAAAAGTACATCAAATGCTTTACTTTTGTGATTGAGAGCCTATCATATTTAGTCATAAATCACTTAGGGTCCCCAAGGCTTGAGGACTGTTGGAATCTGGCATGTGTCTTTAGGAAAGGTTTGTTGTTTCATGTACTTAGTTAACTCcatgttgttttctttcctggaacTTAGAGATTACCAtagaatgtttgttttttttttttaatagtaacttTTAGGgggataatttatatatttagtggAGTTTCatttattggttattttttttaatgactgaattttGGTATTTTATGAAGATGTACCAGTTTTTCTTTGGcgacttctgttttttaaatttctttatttttcttagtaaaac
This region includes:
- the COMMD1 gene encoding COMM domain-containing protein 1 isoform X4, whose product is MAGELEGSKPLSGLLSGLAQEAFHGHQGITEELLRSQLYPDVSLEEFRPFLAKMRGILKSIASADMDFNQLEAFLTAQTKKQGGITCDQAAVISKFWKSHKTKIRESLMNQSRWDSGLRGLSWRVDGKSQSRHSAQIHTPVAIMELEIGKSGQEIVGIWISTSS
- the COMMD1 gene encoding COMM domain-containing protein 1 isoform X3 — protein: MAGELEGSKPLSGLLSGLAQEAFHGHQGITEELLRSQLYPDVSLEEFRPFLAKMRGILKSIASADMDFNQLEAFLTAQTKKQGGITCDQAAVISKFWKSHKTKIRESLMNQSRWDSGLRGLSWRVDGKSQSRHSAQIHTPVAIMELEIGKSGQESEFLCLEFDEVKVNEVLKKLSEVEESISTLMQPA